The Methanosarcina barkeri str. Wiesmoor DNA segment GAGCCAATGCAAAGATTAGGAGGGCAATTCCTGTTTCTATAAGGAGTCCCAGCTTTATCGAGTATTTAAGGGCAATTTCCGCTTTTTCAAAAGCTCGGGCCCCAAAGGAAGCTCCACCTACGGAAACAACGGCTGTTGCAACCCCCATAAGGGGAGCAACGGAGACGGTTATTACCTTCCAGCCCGTGGAAAATACCGCAACGCCGTCGGTATCGCTAGCCGCAATGATAATGAGGTTCATTGCAAGCAGGATAATGGATAGTGTAATGTGCTGGATCGAAGACGGAATTCCTACCCTGAGAATGTCTTCTACGATGTCTCTTTTGAAGCCAAATCTCCGAAAGTTGAAGGATATGTAGGTGTTTTTCTTGATAAAGAACCAGTTAAACATCATGAGTGAAGAAATCGCCAGTGAAAACAATGTGGCCCAGGCTGCACCGGCAATCCCTAAATCCAGGGTATAGATAAAAATCGGGTCCAGTATGATGTTCAGGCCCGCTCCGAGTACCATGGCCTGCATTGCCCGCTTCGAATCTCCCTCGCTTCGGATTATGGAGTTGGCCACATTGGTGAAAAAGACCACGATGCTCCCCAGGAAGATAACTCTTGCGTAGTCCACGGCAAGTCCCGTAGTTTTTCCCGCCCCAACCAGAGTAAAGAGTTGCGGGGCAAAAATGTAGAACGGTATAGAATATATGAGCACGAGGATAAGCATCAATATTAGCGTGTGCACCGCGACGTTGTCCGCTCCTTCTTTATCCTTTGCTCCGATCCTCCGGGAAATTGCGGTTCCTCCTCCGATCCCGAGTCCGTTCGAAAGGGCCATGCTGACGAAGAAGAAAGGAAAAACAAAGCCCATCGCAGCCATGGCGTCGGCTCCGAGTCCCGAGACCCAGTAGGTATCGATCAACTGGTAAATGTTCTGCACGGACATGGCAACAATCATGGGAATTGCCAGTTTTATAATAGCTTTTTTGGGGTCGCCGAGAAGTATATCAACACCTTTTGTTTTTAATTCTGTCACGGAGCATAATGAATTTGCTTTTTTGGCTGGTTTATTGTACATTCTCAAATCTTCCTGTGATTCAAAATTTTTTTCTGTTTATCAATGTTTTTCTGTTTTGCTTCCTTTTTTCCTGGATATTTTTTATCAATGGTCTCGCAAAATGGAAGAGGTTCGGGAATTTGAACTAGAGTTCAGTGACTTCGTTTCTTTTTATTCGTTTCATGAGGTCGTATACAGGTGCTTTGTTGTTGTATTGATTCAGAAGATCGAATCAATGATCCGTTTCATAGACCACTGATCAGGAGCATTTGATTCATTTTTTGAAAGTTTTATATATAATAGTCATAATTATCATTGTCTTAAATTGTATTGTTTATTTTCCAACTGTCTGTTTTCAGACTAAATGATTGAATTCTATTTATATCTTATGATTTGAAAAGGATGTGGATTATATGTTTGTCCAAAAAATTAATCTGTATAATCTGGATTTAAAACTCAGAGAAAAAGTAGATGGTCAATTTGTATTTGATTGGTATTATATATTTTAACATCATATTTTTATATTATGGGAAAATGAGGTCCAAAACCACAATTTTTTGATGTTGCTTATCCTACAAAAACTGCAAGTTCTATGGTCCTACTAACCAAAGCAATATTACTGAACATGGAAATTACATAAGTCGTGGAAAGAAAACGAGAAGATATGTTTGCCACCAGTGTGGCAAAGTATTCTGACCATACAGACACTTTTTATCATGATCTTCGTAAAGATGAGAAAACTATTGATTTAGCTCTGAAAATGTCTATGAAAGGAATGAGCATTGAAGCCATTGCCGATGTTTTAGAGGTACAATCTGCCAGTGTAAAGCGATGGTTAACTCGTGCAGCTGAACAATACGATAAAGTAAATGACAATATGATGAAAGACCTGAATACCCCCAAGATAGAAATGGATGAACTATGGATAATAATTAAAAAAATAGTTTCTAGAATGAAAGATTATGAAGATGATGGACCATGGATGTGGGTAGCTTTTGTGCCAGGTTGTCAGCTAATACTTGGCTTTGTAATAGGGCCAAGAAAACAGTATGTTACGGATAAGTTAGTAGAGTCAGTTAAAAAACATCTTTCTGATAAAATCCCTCTTTTTGTCACAGATGGGTTGAACTTTTATAGAGAAGCTCTTTTGAAACATTTTGGAGTTTTGATTGAGTTCCCAAAAACTGGGAAAAGATGGAACATATAACTTCTGTTTAAGGAGTTGAAAAGCAAGTATGCACTGGACGTTCTTGAGATAAAGAATGTACAGGTAATTGAAGCTCTAATCTGGACGGCAATATTGACACTGATCATTAGCAGAAGAATTTATTCCCTTGTAAGAAACTCAACAACTCATCCTGAAAAAATGGCTGGATATACGAAGTTATGTTGGAGTACAATATTTGCAGAGAATGCATCGGATTTGTTGACAGTAATTTTGTATAGATGTGGGATTCAGAGGACTTTTGAAACTATAATGAGGGTGTATGAAAGTCAAGCATTAGATCCGCATGTAAACAGAGAAAGATTTAGAGATGAATGGTTTGAGTAAAAAATGAAAGAACTGGGTTCAAAAAGAGTAACATGAGAAGGAAATGAATCCTTAACCGATGACGAATGAATTGATATTAATTTTGATTTCATAAAGGCAGTTGTTCTATAAAATAATTGCAGCGACAATAACCTGACCGGTAATACGGCAGGCTCGAATGCAGGTTACGGTTTTTACCTCATAAATTCAAGCAGCAATAATCTCAATAACAATTCGATAAGCAAAAACGATATGGGAATTTACCTGACAAATTCAAACCTGAATATATCTGCAGGGAATATTATATCGGAGAATATACGATATGGAATGTGGATCTCACATTCAAACTACAGCACAATTTCCAGAAATACGATTAATGAAAGCAACTGGGGAATTCATCTAAACTCTTCGGACAATAGCACGCTTTCTGGAAATATTCTTGCTTTCAATTATGTTTCAGGCCTTTCTATGTGCCCAGCCTGTGATAACAACACTATATTCAACAACTATCTTAATAATATCTTTAACGTAGAAGTCGGAAACCGGAGAAATACCTGGAATTCGGAAAAGAAAGCAGGCATAAATAGTACCGGTGGCCCATATCTTGGAGACAACTTCTGGGCAAGCCCGGGAGAAAAAGGTTTCTCTCAAACCGCACAAGATAAAGATAAAAACGGCGTTGCAGATATAAAATATAACGGAAAATATAACGAAACCAACTTTACGGATTATCTGCCACTTGTACCTGTATCCAATCCACAGCAGCAGGCCCCCTATGTTGAAAATTCCAGTATAGATTTTACAAATTCCAGTCCAGATTTTATGAACTCGAGCACAAATTTTACGAATTCCAGTACAGGTCTTACGAACTCTAGTACTAATAGTAAAAATCTCAGTAACGGCCTTACCGATGTTGCTGTTCCAGAAGTGGCTATAACTCCTGTACCTGTAAAAAGCAGCTCAAAAGATGGCAATACCACAACAAGCTGATAACCAGGGGTGAACTTTGATAAGAAGCGAAGTTAAGGGCCAGAAGTACTGGAGGGAAATAAAAAGAAAGAAAGGAAGGTCAACCGCTTAGAGACTAAATAACTTAAGAGATTAAATAACTTAACCGAGGGCCTTTCTTATTTTTCCCATTTTGGTGAGGGTCGAGCATACAAGCTGGGAAACTTCCTCATCCATGCAGTTTCCTCTACTTCCTGCCTGCAGGAGGTCAGGCTGCATCATTTCTACCAGGATGCGGTACGAAGGTTCTGGACTAGTTTCAAGAGCAAAGGCCCCATGCAGGATGTCTAAATCTTTGCTGACTTCCTTCAGGCATTCACTTGATAGGAAGCGGGAAGCTACATTGAGGTCCAGATATTCTGATGCAAAATTCAGGTCACCTGCAAGGGAGGGGAAATATTTTGTAAGCAAGTTTTCACAGGCAGCTTCTCCGAGTTTTTCCCGGGCTTCTTCAAGAGCACGGCCTGTCCCTATGAATTCCGGAGGCAGGCCTATGGAATAAAGAGCGCCTGTAAACTTTATTGCTCTTGGAAGCTGAAGGTCTTCAGCAGGCATACTGGCTTCAAGCTCTTTTCCTATATCGGTACGGCAGAGGTTAACTAAGCCTGAGATATCAGGAGCGCTTCTTGAATAGCCACCTGTACCTTTGTGCATAAGACGATCACGTTGCTGTGGGAGAAGGTCAGCTATCCGGTTTATCGTAGGAGCTAATTGCCTGATAATCCTGCTGTAGCTTGCCCCAAATATCCCAATGAGGTTTATTATTTCTTCTTTTTCCTCGGCCGAAAATAGTTCAGGCGTTTCAGGTAGCCTGGCCTTTGCAAGTTTTACCAGGGATTCAGCGTCCCCTTTTTTGTGGCTGTACCTGAGCGCGGACTGCAGAGTAATGGTCCCGACTCCCCGGTATTCCTTGAAAAAGTTCTCTGCATTCATTAGGTCAAGGTGCCCTCTGAAAGGCAGCGTTCCTGCTCCGAATATAATACCAGTTTGGGTGTCGAGTTCGGAATTTAGTTCACAGATTCCGTTTATTGCGTATTTGCATGAAAGCGTGCTTGCAACATGCCCAAAGGAAAGGGCAGAGTCGGATTTACCCAGAAACACCCTGAATTTATCAGGAACTGTCCCGAAATGTCCTTTCCAGGCAAAAAGCGTATTTTCTGCAAGTTCTTTTGCATGCAGCAGCGCAGGAGCATCCTCTATAAGAGGAATTATGCAAGGGACTTCCATTGAAAAACCAAATTCTTTTTTTGCAAGCTCACTTACGTCTACCATATGCTGTTGAGCTCCAATAATTTCCCTGACGCTGTCTGTCATGGGATGCACAAACTCATTGATTGCCTGGACATCCGAGTATTCAAGGGCATTGTAATTAGCCTCAGCAATTGACATCATAACCATGAGTTGCCTGAACTGGTTTTCCTGAACCGCACTCGGAGCTCGAGGAGTGATAATAATATCTTTTCCTGGGATCAGGTCTGTTTCTTCTATGAATTTTGATACAACCTGAACATTCTGATGATACGGGGTTGCCTTCCCTTCATAATCCGGCATATACTCATCACAGCCGAATATCTGTGCAGCCTCTATAGCTTCTCCGGGCTCTTCCTGTGTTGCGATATATTTCGACGCTGAGTCCGGATGCTGAGTACACATTACTTTTGGAAAAACGGTTTTTCTACTCATGAAATGAATCCTCACTACGTACAGCTCAGGCCTTAGTTTACTGCTGAACTGATCCATGAACTTACTGTGGAATCCGCTACTGAGTTTCTTACTGAATCAGTTAGCGGATTTATTACTAAACTTGCAATTCTTTTAGTAAATAGCAGGTAAATTTCGTTATTGTTAACCATTGATTTGGCGTAAATCAGCATCGAATCATATTGTTTACTCCAAGATAAATGTTTCCGTTTACAATAAGTTGACATATAGAATCTGAGACAACAAAACTGCTGCGACTATGACAAAAATACTGAGAATCGTACCCTGAAATCTCAAGTAGAAAAGATTATTCTGCAAACAAATATGCAAAGTTATCAAAATAGTTATAACTAAAAACTTTTAAGGAGAGTTTGATCCAAAATGGAAAACTGCTTGCCTACAAGCCT contains these protein-coding regions:
- a CDS encoding MATE family efflux transporter; translated protein: MYNKPAKKANSLCSVTELKTKGVDILLGDPKKAIIKLAIPMIVAMSVQNIYQLIDTYWVSGLGADAMAAMGFVFPFFFVSMALSNGLGIGGGTAISRRIGAKDKEGADNVAVHTLILMLILVLIYSIPFYIFAPQLFTLVGAGKTTGLAVDYARVIFLGSIVVFFTNVANSIIRSEGDSKRAMQAMVLGAGLNIILDPIFIYTLDLGIAGAAWATLFSLAISSLMMFNWFFIKKNTYISFNFRRFGFKRDIVEDILRVGIPSSIQHITLSIILLAMNLIIIAASDTDGVAVFSTGWKVITVSVAPLMGVATAVVSVGGASFGARAFEKAEIALKYSIKLGLLIETGIALLIFALAPQIAAVFTRAETATHIAGDIEVFLRIVSIYLPTVGFGMLSSCIFQGAGKGMNALAATILRTFMTPLFAYIFALTLDLGEKGIWWGLITGNGISCMIIFVWARMFLSELIRTEHSIKGAMENVA
- the ppcA gene encoding phosphoenolpyruvate carboxylase, producing MSRKTVFPKVMCTQHPDSASKYIATQEEPGEAIEAAQIFGCDEYMPDYEGKATPYHQNVQVVSKFIEETDLIPGKDIIITPRAPSAVQENQFRQLMVMMSIAEANYNALEYSDVQAINEFVHPMTDSVREIIGAQQHMVDVSELAKKEFGFSMEVPCIIPLIEDAPALLHAKELAENTLFAWKGHFGTVPDKFRVFLGKSDSALSFGHVASTLSCKYAINGICELNSELDTQTGIIFGAGTLPFRGHLDLMNAENFFKEYRGVGTITLQSALRYSHKKGDAESLVKLAKARLPETPELFSAEEKEEIINLIGIFGASYSRIIRQLAPTINRIADLLPQQRDRLMHKGTGGYSRSAPDISGLVNLCRTDIGKELEASMPAEDLQLPRAIKFTGALYSIGLPPEFIGTGRALEEAREKLGEAACENLLTKYFPSLAGDLNFASEYLDLNVASRFLSSECLKEVSKDLDILHGAFALETSPEPSYRILVEMMQPDLLQAGSRGNCMDEEVSQLVCSTLTKMGKIRKALG